A portion of the Phaeodactylum tricornutum CCAP 1055/1 chromosome 7, whole genome shotgun sequence genome contains these proteins:
- a CDS encoding predicted protein translates to MTPQSAAEVAPLTTMASAMFFGTIIFATASLATKSVASGDWRAIQASRNPRSTALDIRSFSSVFTLLLHSTVFGCILLYAYLCEYHPPFPHGVKTYDRDEFFFLTALLLLASAFTLKRNQPLGTGSSRSVAPSVEATEILNRDQTEEWKGWMQFMFLLYHYFHAEEVYNAIRVMITCYVFMTGYGNFSFFYIKGDYSIVRVMQMLWRLNFLVVFLCLSQGTTYILYYICLLHTYFFLMVYVTMKIGTDLNYSKWGIRLKLGGLALLIFIVWDVDSGIFRLLHWPFLGEVPVLGATSGSLWEWYFRSTLDHWSTILGMIFALNFPITSLFFRKLESLPFGQHVAAKAILGLALGGIFYWWVCWPFQLSKFDYNQTNSYFGCIPVLVYIYYRNVTPWLRGHTLELLHQIGKTTLETYLMQHHIWLTSNAKSLLILVPGWPKMNFLVVSFIYFALSRRLYQLTLFVRGMLLP, encoded by the exons ATGACTCCTCAATCTGCTGCCGAAGTAGCACCGCTGACAACGATGGCGTCTGCCATGTTTTTCGGTACTATCATTTTTGCGACGGCTAGTCTCGCGACGAAGTCAGTAGCGTCAGGCGACTGGCGAGCAATCCAAGCGTCTAGAAATCCTCGGTCGACTGCATTGGACATTCGGTCTTTCTCGTCCGTGTTTACGCTTCTTCTCCATTCTACTGTttttggttgcattttgttgtACGCCTACCTCTGCGAGTACCATCCTCCCTTTCCTCACGGTGTCAAAACCTATGACCGAGATGAATTCTTCTTTTTAACGGctctgctgctgctggcTTCAGCTTTCACGCTGAAACGAAACCAGCCTCTGGGTACAGGATCTTCT CGCTCGGTTGCACCGTCTGTCGAAGCTACCGAAATCCTCAATCGAGATCAGACAGAAGAATGGAAAGGGTGGATGCAGTTTATGTTTCTCCTATATCACTACTTTCATGCCGAGGAAGTTTACAACGCGATTCGTGTTATGATCACGTGTTACGTGTTTATGACAG GATACGGcaatttctccttcttttACATAAAGGGAGACTATAGCATCGTGCGTGTTATGCAGATGCTTTGGAGATTAAATTTCTTGGTCGTCTTTCTTTGTTTATCTCAAGGTACAACCTACATTTTGTATTATATATGTCTCTTGCACACCTACTTCTTTCTGATGGTGTATGTGACTATGAAGATCGGAACTGACTTGAATTATTCCAAGTGGGGAATACGCTTGAAGCTCGGAGGGTTGGCTCTACTCATCTTCATTGTATGGGATGTGGATAGCGGGATTTTCCGTCTCCTTCATTGGCCGTTCCTTGGTGAGGTACCCGTGCTCGGCGCTACTTCTGGCAGTTTGTGGGAGTGGTACTTTCGATCTACTCTTGATCATTGGTCAACTATTCTGGGAATGATATTTG CTCTAAATTTTCCTATTACCAGTTTGTTCTTTCGAAAGCTGGAGTCCCTGCCTTTTGGACAGCATGTCGCAGCCAAAGCAATATTAGGTCTTGCATTGGGAGGCATCTTCTACTGGTGGGTATGTTGGCCTTTCCAGTTGAGCAAGTTCGACTACAATCAAACGAACTCGTATTTTGGATGTATTCCAGTATTGGTGTATATTTACTACCGAAATGTAACCCCTTGGCTAAGGGGACACACGCTAGAACTCTTGCATCAAATTGGCAAAACGACGCTGGAGACATATTTGATGCAGCACCATATCTGGCTCACCTCCAACGCAAAAAGCCTTCTAATTCTGGTACCCGGTTGGCCAAAGATGAACTTTCTCGTCGTGAGTTTCATTTACTTTGCTTTGAGTCGAAGGCTCTACCAACTCACTCTTTTTGTGAGGGGCATGCTTCTACCG
- the RFC5 gene encoding predicted protein (DNA replication factor C subunit RFC5, highly closed to the Thalassiosira protein thaps1 131057.) has product MDIDSQKPSGRADELQLPWVEKYRPQRLEDLVSQDDIVSSITNLIDSENLPHLLLYGPPGTGKTSTIVAAAKRMYGSSSAYSSMTLELNASDARGIDVVRNEIKEFAGTKQLFNKGIKLIILDEADAMTSDAQFALRRIIEKYTKNARFCLVCNYVSKIIPALQSRCTRFRFAPLSRDQIEGRLTEVAEAEKCKTTQDGIDAILRLSGGDMRRVLNLLQSTAMSAEVVDETSVYLTSGAPLPADMDQILDWLMNHNFQTACEQITAMCTMKGYALADVLAELTSKIMCLENLDSVPLGMLLDGMSNVEHRLAFGPDEKIQIASLVGVFVRTREAISVS; this is encoded by the exons ATGGATATTGATTCACAAAAACCTTCCGGTCGCGCCGACGAACTGCAGTTGCCATGGGTCGAAAAGTATCGTCCCCAGCGACTCGAAGATCTCGTCTCGCAAGACGACATTGTTTCTAGTATCACCAATCTTATCGACTCCGAAAACCTACCGCACCTGTTGCTGTATGGACCTCCAGGTACCGGAAAAACGTCAACTATAGTAGCGGCAGCAAAGAGGATGTACGGCAGCTCTTCAGCATATTCAAGCATGACCCTGGAACTAAACGCCAGTGATGCGAGAGGAATTGAT GTCGTCCGCAACGAGATCAAAGAGTTTGCTGGCACGAAACAGCTATTCAACAAGGGAATAAAGTTAATCAttctggacgaagccgatgcCATGACAAGCGACGCCCAGTTTGCGCTGCGTCGCATCATTGAAAAATACACCAAGAATGCTCGCTTTTGTTTGGTATGCAATTACGTTTCCAAAATCATTCCAGCGTTGCAGTCTCGTTGCACACGATTCCGGTTTGCCCCACTTTCTCGTGACCAAATTGAAGGCCGACTGACGGAAGTGGCTGAGGCAGAAAAATGCAAGACAACGCAGGATGGCATTGACGCAATTTTACGATTATCCGGAGGGGACATGCGCCGGGTATTAAACTTGTTGCAGTCGACGGCCATGTCGGCCGAAGTTGTCGACGAAACTTCCGTCTACTTGACTTCCGGTGCTCCACTTCCTGCAGATATGGATCAGATTCTAGACTGGCTTATGAATCATAATTTCCAAACAGCCTGTGAGCAGATTACCGCAATGTGCACCATGAAAGGGTACGCATTAGCGGATGTTTTGGCAGAGCTTACTTCAAAGATTATGTGTCTCGAAAACTTGGACTCGGTACCTTTGGGCATGTTGCTGGATGGCATGAGCAACGTAGAGCATCGTCTAGCTTTCGGACCAGACGAAAAGATTCAAATCGCATCATTGGTGGGGGTTTTTGTTCGGACTCGTGAAGCGATCTCGGTAAGCTGA
- a CDS encoding predicted protein, protein MVIAKCIDEHEEILPSKGRSTATLVSLVTTRTPEPNDETHETWLIVGDGDLSYSAHRAPHLAARNVRLIATVLEDQATHLRTYRNSQTAIDAISKYSNHTVTFEVDATRLEERFSTRSLDRIIFNFPHWPGKANNRYNRALLNEFLKSASAVLRANGEIHVPLCVGQGGQEATSVRQWRQSWMASLYAAEHGLILRNVEPFRVEYSLSSYRGVDRPFAVGTDPLNYVFTLPNSIPVAEHLQVSCRHELRIPLEPESLQSCRYSLQELTETKVITKLAADLAPQGVRVSVPLWDVFTLDHSPVPLLVFLLVYSGETMPLTRLVADEIRAKLETATFERLGLPVAKRNRMVSKPFPYPLLDVLIAEYVDAQEMNHSIHKS, encoded by the exons ATGGTCATTGCCAAGTGTATAGACGAACACGAAGAGATACTTCCGTCCAAAGGCCGTTCCACCGCCACACTCGTCTCTTTGGTA ACAACACGGACTCCGGAACCAAACGACGAGACGCACGAAACTTGGTTGATCGTCGGCGACGGTGATCTCTCCTACAGCGCACACCGGGCTCCACATCTCGCTGCGCGGAACGTTCGCCTCATTGCTACTGTATTGGAAGATCAAGCTACGCACCTGCGGACCTATCGCAATTCTCAAACAGCTATTGACGCTATTTCCAAATATTCCAACCACACGGTGACCTTTGAGGTCGACGCCACTCGTCTCGAAGAACGCTTCTCCACGCGATCCCTGGATCGCATCATTTTTAACTTTCCACACTGGCCGGGAAAAGCAAACAATCGCTACAATCGAGCCTTGTTGAACGAATTTCTAAAATCGGCGAGTGCTGTTCTCCGTGCCAACGGCGAAATCCACGTGCCGCTGTGTGTGGGACAGGGTGGACAAGAAGCCACATCCgttcggcaatggcgtcaAAGCTGGATGGCTTCGCTGTACGCGGCCGAGCATGGTCTGATCCTCCGAAACGTCGAGCCCTTTCGAGTCGAATACAGCCTAAGTTCGTATCGGGGTGTAGATCGACCATTCGCGGTCGGGACGGATCCTTTGAATTATGTGTTTACCTTGCCAAACAGTATACCCGTAGCAGAGCATCTGCAGGTTTCGTGTCGACACGAATTGCGGATCCCGTTGGAACCGGAAAGCCTTCAATCTTGTCGCTATTCTCTCCAAGAACTGACGGAAACGAAGGTTATCACGAAACTCGCCGCAGATTTGGCACCCCAAGGTGTTCGCGTCAGCGTACCGCTTTGGGATGTTTTTACACTGGATCATTCTCCGGTACCTCTGTTAGTGTTCCTCTTAGTGTATTCTGGAGAAACAATGCCGTTGACCAGGCTGGTGGCCGATGAGATCCGGGCCAAGTTGGAGACGGCGACCTTTGAGCGCTTGGGCCTACCGGTGGCCAAACGGAATCGCATGGTATCCAAGCCTTTTCCGTATCCCCTATTGGACGTTTTGATTGCAGAATATGTTGATGCTCAAGAGATGAATCATAGTATTCACAAAAGCTAA
- a CDS encoding predicted protein, giving the protein MKYEDLVAAALAALNNQNSAAEGHRDPPNPKRNFEIADERKAGAVDSKAADKRGRKRIKKVEHRFPVEPQIIQICKKAKAYVNHSYCDFSSVPPEMDYKDVEAIEEMSFSRKLHDILSKKEFQECISWLPHGRAFKKFMFPRAWNKPSFLRQLSNYGFKHILSGRDRNSYYHECMLQGMPHLTKYMPPVRDSRRELPHPESEPDFYTISKIFPLPEDKAWLLEKVLVEKTVAAQQSLTTSTYLADSLSSARIVTAPQFPANLIDFAGPFSTSTSLVNTIPRSTLMSTNDPFLALNELLSRVRAQADNSTSSQVTALESQDNGRGNR; this is encoded by the exons ATGAAATATGAAGACCTCGTTGCTGCTGCACTCGCCGCTTTAAACAATCAAAATAGCGCAGCAGAGGGACATAGAGATCCCCCCAACCCGAAGCGCAATTTCGAGATAGCGGACGAAAGGAAAGCTGGAGCTGTCGACTCGAAAGCCGCTGATAAACGAGGTAGAAAGAGAATCAAGAAGGTCGAGCACAGGTTTCCTGTTGAGCCACAAATTATTCAGATCTGTAAAAAGGCAAAAGCCTACGTCAATCACAGCTATTGCGATTTCTCATCAGTTCCGCCGGAAATGGATTACAAGGATGTGGAGGCAATTGAGGAGATGAGCTTCTCTCGCAAATTGCACGATATTTTATCAAAGAAAGAGTTTCAAGAATGCATCAGCTGGCTCCCCCACGGGCGAGCTTTCAAAAAATTTATGTTCCCAAGAGCTTGGAACAAACCAAG CTTTCTGCGTCAGCTCTCAAATTATGGATTCAAGCACATCTTATCGGGACGAGATCGCAACAGCTACTACCATGAG TGCATGCTACAGGGGATGCCCCATTTGACAAAGTATATGCCTCCAGTGAGAGATTCACGGCGTGAATTACCTCATCCCGAAAGCGAGCCGGACTTTTACACAATTAGCAAAATCTTTCCTCTACCAGAAGATAAAGCTTGGCTACTGGAAAAGGTACTTGTAGAGAAAACTGTGGCTGCGCAACAATCACTCACCACAAGCACTTACCTTGCTGACTCGTTGTCAAGTGCTCGCATTGTGACGGCTCCACAATTTCCTGCAAACCTTATTGATTTTGCCGGGCCATTCTCAACGTCAACCAGTCTTGTGAATACAATTCCGCGTTCAACCTTAATGAGTACCAATGATCCCTTTTTGGCATTGAATGAACTCCTTTCTCGGGTTAGGGCTCAAGCGGACAATTCTACTTCATCTCAAGTTACTGCATTGGAAAGTCAAGACAATGGACGCGGAAATAGATAA
- a CDS encoding predicted protein: MSSYFSLTVKRQTVHLSPTQSIGIEGGGNTTEMAGNDSCSGRPAVLSLSMSLDDAEDGASAERDDESTAASTTKPSEFHAAEEIWLLLSLSFPSVAIQFSMFFLFPQAASIVGRVLGTEELAGFSLGSLVGNLTCLSIVVGTLSAADTLMPRAYGRGDYPEVGRLAIRSVAACAVLLLPPIIPLCTVVVRVLISIGQDSTAAALASSWIPLYLIGVPANVIFRVIQRFLVAQHRPWPPVYASVIPCVFVQPGLLRVLIPRMGLQGSALAIASTQWIMLLLLVLHLRCWPSYRPETWPGFSIAFVKEALSPVPFLEFLHLSFGGVLSLSEWWFWEAMCFVAGSFGMVELCAHTIAYNVIPLMFMIPLGTSIGLSVRIGNVLGDDPLKAKKIAAWTVFFIAIFGAIAAVGLWIFKYSVIGMFTSDPSVVEESLRIWGKVCYYIFNFYIFGINCAILRCE, from the exons ATGAGCAGTTACTTTTCGCTCACGGTGAAAAGGCAAACCGTCCACTTGTCGCCTACGCAATCCATAGGAATCGAAGGCGGGGGCAACACTACCGAGATGGCGGGAAACGATAGCTGCAGTGGGAGACCGGCGGTACTTTCGCTGTCCATGTCGTTGGATGATGCCGAGGATGGCGCAAGTGCTGAACGTGATGACGAATCGACGGCAGCATCCACAACCAAGCCGAGCGAATTTCACGCCGCGGAAGAGATATGGCTCCTGCTAAGCCTCTCTTTCCCATCCGTAGCGATCCAATTTAGCATGTTCTTTCTGTTTCCACAAGCAGCGTCAATTGTTGGACGCGTCCTCGGTACGGAAGAGCTCGCCGGATTTTCCTTGGGAAGTCTGGTGGGGAATTTGACTTGCCTTTCTATAGTAGTCGGTACTCTTTCAGCCGCGGATACTTTGATGCCTCGTGCATATGGAAGAGGCGACTATCCAGAGGTAGGGCGTCTGGCGATCCGCAGTGTTGCGGCTTGTGCTGTACTGTTGCTTCCGCCGATCATTCCACTTTGTACAGTCGTGGTAAGGGTATTGATCTCCATCGGGCAAGATTCGACTGCAGCCGCCCTGGCTTCGTCTTGGATTCCTCTGTATCTAATCGGCGTCCCCGCCAACGTAATCTTTCGAGTAATTCAGCGATTTCTTGTTGCTCAGCATCGACCTTGGCCGCCAGTCTATGCCAGTGTGATTCCGTGCGTGTTTGTTCAACCTGGACTTCTCCGAGTCCTGATTCCAAGAATGGGGCTACAGGGCTCAGCACTTGCAATTGCATCAACTCAGTGGATTATGCTTTTACTCTTAGTTCTTCACCTACGCTGTTGGCCTTCCTACAGGCCCGAAACCTGGCCAG GATTTTCTATAGCCTTTGTCAAAGAGGCGTTATCCCCTGTCCCATTTCTGGAATTTTTGCATTTGAGTTTCGGCGGTGTGCTTTCGCTGAGCGAATGGTGGTTTTGGGAAGCCATGTGTTTTGTGGCAGGATCGTTTGGAATGGTTGAACTTTGCGCGCATACGATCGCTTACAATGTCATACCTTTGATGTTCATGATCCCTCTCGGCACAAGCATTGGTCTATCCGTACGAATTGGAAACGTCCTTGGGGACGATCCTCTTAAAGCAAAAAAGATTGCTGCGTGGACCGTGTTCTTTATTGCTATTTTTGGTGCAATCGCTGCTGTTGGTCTTTGGATATTCAAGTACAGCGTAATTGGTATGTTTACGTCTGATCCTTCCGTGGTTGAAGAATCCTTACGTATTTGGGGGAAAGTGTGCTACTATATCTTCAACTTCTACATTTTTGGTATCAATTGCGCAATCCTCCGCTGTGAGTAA
- a CDS encoding predicted protein yields MEKAENVAVATLAGMNMEKESTLIMPGDAKDEEGMATEKDGKHVLKRSIPGATRAANLKQKRNDEDDCFPVQPHIIQVIKKPRTHMNHSYRDFSLVPSIQNEPAMPTNIDDMSFPQKVHDILRQEVFQKWVSWLPHGRAFRVICSRSSIVVPVAFEKNISEKYFGHKRYSSFLRQLSNHHFKHVSQGPDRNCYYHEFMLRGLPHLCKYMPTPKDARRLIADPQNEPNFYEISKKYPLPDDPEFGKGETSENASKKNATAPILVDAQECLCPASGPASAVGWTVQPAPKWTSEDFLYQCHGTTVSAFPTMAPFFPTDMDGGNAMFAAAFFQATLAAQVHAHQNVAIPAQSTSEPFKVILGTRAEGEQMDPLPASQDNPELGFRNTT; encoded by the exons ATGGAGAAGGCCGAAAACGTTGCTGTTGCTACACTTGCTGGAATGAATATGGAGAAGGAAAGCACTCTGATCATGCCAGGCGATGCTAAAGATGAGGAGGGCATGGCAACTGAGAAGGATGGGAAACATGTGCTGAAGCGAAGCATACCGGGTGCCACGAGAGCGGCTAACTTGAAACAGAAGAGaaacgacgaggacgattgTTTTCCAGTTCAGCCGCACATTATTCAGGTCATTAAGAAGCCACGAACACACATGAACCATTCCTATCGTGATTTTTCCCTTGTGCCCTCGATACAAAACGAGCCGGCGATGCCCACCAATATCGATGACATGTCTTTCCCTCAAAAGGTGCACGATATTCTTCGTCAAGaagttttccaaaaatgggTTTCGTGGTTACCACACGGGCGCGCATTTCGTGTCA TTTGCTCCCGCTCTTCGATAGTCGTCCCTGTTGCGTTCGAGAAAAACATTTCCGAAAAATACTTTGGTCACAAGCGATACTCAAGCTTCTTGCGACAGCTCTCCAACCACCATTTCAAGCATGTCTCCCAAGGTCCTGATCGAAATTGCTATTACCATGAGTTTATGCTCCGTGGTCTTCCTCACCTTTGCAAGTACATGCCTACACCCAAGGATGCACGTCGGTTGATTGCTGACCCCCAGAACGAACCCAACTTTTATGAGATTAGCAAAAAGTATCCTCTTCCAGACGATCCTGAATTCGGTAAGGGCGAAACATCTGAGAACGCATCAAAAAAAAATGCAACAGCCCCTATTCTTGTAGATGCACAAGAATGCCTTTGTCCCGCATCCGGGCCAGCATCTGCGGTGGGATGGACCGTTCAGCCTGCGCCGAAATGGACTTCAGAAGACTTTTTATATCAATGTCACGGTACCACGGTGAGTGCGTTTCCAACAATGGCTCCTTTCTTTCCCACAGATATGGATGGCGGCAACGCAATGTTTGCGGCAGCTTTTTTTCAAGCGACCCTCGCAGCCCAAGTACATGCACACCAAAATGTAGCAATTCCTGCGCAAAGCACTTCCGAACCGTTTAAAGTAATCTTAGGGACACGTGCGGAAGGCGAACAAATGGATCCTTTGCCAGCGAGCCAAGATAATCCTGAGCTGGGCTTCCGTAATACTACATAA
- a CDS encoding predicted protein codes for MMTGPLVMAAIWTFRPVAAFVAPGTSVHYRRAYQRLWMASSSSATISVDNNVSRMSVLQTLLSKHGAPGSRQCDQPNDLVPVTSLHETPELVSSMTGPDEQLSNLHPYLFPIAKSTSSGNYICAYRNPFTEESDINHPWPIVEAQIGGPGMRLLALNSEHLMRRIACECDTDGSDASRTLVTLYNQDLGKGDLASALDAPYQAGAVEQLGYGVDKYVLLRVGPFPDLYQTMARQHAEKGDEQSSLIAAEAANGKLAGFGSTFRFYARLLASFPNRHEESRDAARMCLRLPLTTIGMSMDDFREVAVLGQLAEEQDSLKDTIAKLNDMYEKLRMAEQEEDGSKTPEQAAIDEASYLMDQTALSGARWSEIRPKLGTIFRSIDRVDMAKFVDLYSDK; via the coding sequence ATGATGACTGGACCTCTCGTCATGGCGGCAATCTGGACATTCCGACCCGTCGCTGCCTTTGTTGCGCCAGGGACGTCGGTACACTACCGGAGAGCCTACCAACGACTCTGGATggcgtcgtcttcttccgccacCATTTCTGTCGACAACAATGTATCGCGGATGAGCGTGCTACAGACACTGTTATCCAAACATGGAGCACCCGGTAGTCGACAATGCGATCAACCCAATGACCTTGTTCCCGTCACTTCCTTGCACGAAACACCCGAATTGGTGTCCTCCATGACGGGTCCTGACGAACAACTCTCCAATCTGCACCCTTACTTGTTTCCCATTGCCAAATCGACCTCTTCCGGAAATTACATTTGTGCCTACCGGAATCCCTTTACGGAGGAATCGGACATAAACCATCCCTGGCCGATCGTCGAAGCCCAAATCGGCGGGCCGGGCATGCGCCTCTTGGCCCTCAACAGCGAACATTTGATGCGCCGCATTGCTTGCGAATGTGACACGGACGGCAGTGACGCTTCCCGTACTCTCGTCACACTGTACAATCAAGATTTGGGAAAGGGTGATCTGGCCTCCGCTTTGGACGCTCCCTACCAAGCCGGCGCGGTTGAGCAACTCGGCTACGGCGTGGACAAGTACGTATTGTTACGGGTGGGCCCCTTTCCCGACCTCTACCAAACCATGGCACGCCAGCACGCGGAAAAAGGAGACGAGCAGAGTTCTCTGATTGCTGCGGAAGCGGCCAACGGTAAATTGGCTGGCTTCGGCTCGACCTTTCGATTTTACGCACGCCTGTTGGCCTCCTTTCCGAACCGTCACGAAGAGTCACGGGACGCGGCGCGAATGTGCTTGCGCTTGCCGCTCACCACCATCGGTATGAGCATGGATGATTTCCGAGAGGTGGCAGTGCTGGGGCAacttgcggaagaacaggaTTCCCTGAAGGATACGATCGCCAAATTGAACGACATGTACGAAAAGCTCCGCATGGCGGAgcaggaagaagatggcAGCAAAACTCCTGAACAAGCTGCCATTGACGAAGCCAGCTATCTGATGGACCAAACGGCATTGTCAGGGGCCAGATGGAGTGAGATTCGACCAAAACTTGGTACGATTTTTCGGTCCATTGATCGAGTTGACATGGCAAAATTTGTTGACCTATATAGTGACAAGTAA
- a CDS encoding predicted protein, with product MVTLEGIRLGWEWLQWLDYTHILGLMVFIWCWKVTPSSQSAIERRYRRRRNQIPNDAFLRPGRVSEENAGPEDEVEAALAKETLLAKAMPASTLEERRRFLSAKKGSMKHATNSLAKYLEWRAEHQLSKEAITTFLVSEDIDLQDWNIAAASAIKRLGENPSAVLPQIARMHHMHAKPVCDRTGKRLVHILPGRMDEGVASLTAYALAVALYIDRKLDRNSSELVCVLIDARGGEGWRNLNAVQLMPFIKHTSKLLLELFPERLSKALVYPVPPALAWVWKIVRRCIDPLTRDKICLLTGPATIASLPPVKQMEAHLEPDTVEFLEQERVAAFLPTPAPL from the coding sequence ATGGTGACCCTTGAGGGAATCCGCCTGGGTTGGGAATGGCTGCAATGGCTAGACTACACGCATATTCTGGGACTCATGGTCTTCATTTGGTGTTGGAAGGTCACTCCCTCGTCACAATCTGCGATTGAAAGAAGATATCGTCGACGGAGGAATCAAATCCCGAACGACGCGTTTCTTCGCCCGGGTAGGGTGTCCGAGGAAAATGCCGGACCCGAAGATGAAGTCGAGGCAGCTTTGGCCAAAGAAACGTTACTGGCAAAGGCGATGCCTGCATCTACTCTAGAAGAACGTCGTCGCTTCCTGTCGGCGAAGAAGGGGTCGATGAAACACGCTACCAACAGTCTTGCGAAGTATCTTGAATGGCGAGCGGAGCACCAACTTTCCAAGGAAGCGATCACCACGTTTCTTGTATCGGAAGATATTGACTTGCAAGACTGGAATATTGCTGCGGCTTCAGCGATCAAGAGACTGGGTGAAAACCCATCAGCCGTGCTTCCACAAATCGCTCGAATGCATCATATGCATGCAAAGCCTGTTTGCGATCGTACTGGAAAGCGACTGGTGCACATTCTTCCTGGTCGAATGGACGAAGGTGTTGCTAGTCTGACTGCTTATGCTTTGGCTGTGGCACTTTATATTGATCGCAAGTTGGATCGGAATTCATCGGAGCTTGTTTGTGTACTTATTGATGCTCGTGGAGGGGAAGGTTGGCGCAACTTGAATGCGGTGCAGCTCATGCCCTTTATTAAGCACACAAGCAAGCTCCTTTTGGAGTTGTTTCCCGAACGACTGTCCAAGGCACTGGTGTATCCTGTTCCGCCAGCTCTGGCCTGGGTTTGGAAAATCGTGCGACGATGCATCGATCCGTTAACGCGAGACAAGATATGTCTGTTGACAGGTCCGGCAACGATTGCATCGTTGCCTCCGGTCAAGCAGATGGAGGCTCACCTGGAGCCTGACACTGTGGAATTCCTTGAACAGGAACGTGTCGCGGCTTTCTTGCCAACTCCTGCACCGTTGTAA